ATTTACTTTGGAAAGTTTTACCCCTTAATTTAGGTCTTGAAGCCATGCATAGTTCTCACCCTCCCTCCAATAACTCATATTAATGCAGAGCGCCTTTGTGTTTCGCTTCTGTGCTTCTCAGTAGCCCGTTCCATGAAGCTGTTACTGAAGTTCTATCACTCGCACGGATGATGCGAGAACTTGGATTTCTTTGGTCACCGGGTTAAGAGGCAGTTGCCTCAGTAGAAAGCACATGAACATACCAGGTGTATTAGCAAACCAGTGGCACTGGTTAGAGAGTGATCAATGCCTTCCAGGCTATACTAAATGGAAAGTGTCAGGTATTGCAGAACATTCCTAGGGTGACCTTTAATGACTCTAGAAAATACTCACCCTCCTGCCTTTGCAACAGTGGGAAAAGGGCATTGGTACATGGGAAATATACCTACCTTGTGCACTGGTCAGTTTGCATGGTGGCTTTAACTAAATTCTCATACTCTATTACCGGACTTAACGTAGCAACTCCTTCCTGATAGATGCACTGCGCGTATCTGCCGCAAGTGGTATTTTCCAGTTACACTAGGATAGGCAAATCCTTCCTCAAGGTGACTCAACTCTTCACTCGTGAGCTTCTTAGAGCCTTAGGAGAAGGCAAGTCTAAGTTTCACAAATGCCAGGGCTGGTAGTCTTCACTTCCCAAAGGTTACAGTCAAGACACTTCTAGATCACTTTTGGTCATTCCAACGATGCTACTCTGAAGATACCTGCCACAGTGCCGCCGTACTCTGCGTAAAGTGAACAGAGCACTAAGTGTCCATGTAACCCAACATGACATGCTCTGTCATGCTGACGTGACCCACACCTGGCCATCCTCTCCTGGAAGGTCTGCAGAACATTGGAATCCCCGATACTCCAGTAGGATCAACAATCCAGTGGATACCTAGTCCTGTTCAAAACAGTTAACAAGGACAGGTTCAAAGAGCTATTGCTAGTCACAGAAGGAAGCAGTGGCCTGTACCAGACTGCACTGGAGTTCTTCCACCTCGTACAAAAACAAGCTCTATTCATGTGGCACTGCCTGAGCCAGTCAGCTACCACACAACGGCCCCTGGTGAGGGGAATTTCTGTTTCCTTGACAAgcctttgtgcatttgacaaaaAGGAACAAACTGCACTACAAACTGAACAACTGCAGGCTGGGGCAATGGGAAGACAACTGCGATGCAAGTTCCCTTACCATAACCAAGGGGAAGTCTCAGTCTGCCCCTGGTGTTTGACTCCACTCTAGACTTTTCCAAGCAAGGGACTCTGATCGTGGCCAACTTGTTCTGAATGGCTTTTCCTGAGGGCACCATCTTTCCTGAACTGGCTTCCAACCTATCCTGTAAGCGACTAGATCTCAGGAAACAGCACTAAATGGAGTCAGCCTTTGGTGATACCTTCAGTGTTGCTAACACAGAAGACAGGCAACCCTGACACTATCCATTTTGAAAAAATTTACATTCATCACAAAAAAGTTCCTCTGAAGTTTTCCAAGGTGGTCTGACCTGCTCTACGGGCACTGTAGTGTTGGGGTCATTCTTAGACACTCAAAACCGTCACCAAATATAGACTGGCCATTTGCATGCTATTTAGTCTGTCAGTCTAACATGTAGCATGTGAGAGTAACGAAGAGTAAAGGGGCTAACGGGAAAATGGCTCTTTGGTATTTAATCAAAAGAAAGCTATAACAGGTGTTATCCCTCTGAAGCGACGGAGACGCCTCTGTAAAATGACAGCTTACAATTCTAGCAAGTCAGTGTTAGACATTCCACACACCTGGGGCTCGAGCAGCGGAGATCCCGCTCCCAAGGCGAGGGAGGGGAGACGTGAAGGACGGGGCTGCACCTGTAGCACATAAGCTCAGACTCCAACCTCCGCACGAGACAGCCACAGCAGCAGCTAATGGAGAGTGATTTTTTCTTTGTAACTCTCACACCCACTCTAACTGAGCATTTTCAACAAGCAAGTTTTAACCTGGCAGTAATACCGTCACTCTATGAAACTCGATGCCTCTTTAAAAGACATCACTAAGATTTCAAGACACTATTAAGACTATTAACTAGGCTTCATGCTCTAAACATTCTCCTATTCCATGGGGCACAGCAGAAAGACTCGTCAAGTTACCAATAAAAGGGCTCGAACTCCCAGTGGCCACTACCTTTAGAACGGCCAGTGGGAGGCCAAAAAGCTAGGCTGGAAAGCTGAcatgattcagaatgaaaacccAGGGCAGAAGAAGCTTCATGACAGAAAGTAAAACAGTAATAGCTTCATTGTAGGCAGCATCTGCGAGAGGTTTCCATGATTTACATCATACCCAATCCAGTtattccttaaaaataaaattagatagcctgacttcagtgggcatagTTACTGGGTGGCTGGTCTTGAATACACGGCATTAATGAGCTTATGGTAGTGTTTTCATCCACCACCAGTAATACCCCACATTTACATTTCTTAAAAATAGTGTCGAGTGAAACATCCCTGTAGATCTCTTCACAATTTGGTGACTGGCTGCACTATCCCTGTCCATAAACATGCTGTATATATTTCATATATAAAAAATATTCTCACACTGTAAAATTGCATAATTACTAGAAGAGCCTGCAACTcgtttcttttttcttgtttcacAAGAAACTCAAGTTTTGGCAAAACTGCAAAgggacagaatttcaccctgcaTTCCGAAAAGTCTGCAAGAATTTAGGTTTGGTTTCTACATAGGTCCTCATCTTGTCTAGATAAAATCTCAACCTGTGCTATATTGCAGGGCTGGAGGAAGCATGAAACTGTAGAAATGACCTTGGGATTGTTTCTTCATGATGTGCAATACAAAATAAACTAGAGATACAGTATTTTGTTTGCAGCAGTCCAGGTGGtgtttgtgggggaagggaaggagaggggacacTGAACCGTTCTGATCCATTCGCCGTTAGCACAGTCCTGACAAAAATGCTCCAATAACCTGTTCTTAAGTTATTCGAGAACAAGAGCATCTTCGCTTGGGAATTACCAGGAAAGCCCACTCAGTCCAGGAGGTTCACGTCACAACCCCGTGAGAGATCATGCGATGCTCAGCATGTCTGCTTTTCATAGTCTTCACCCTGCATCTTAAACTTCCATTTACAAACCATGGCAATGGTTAACTCCACTGGACCCAAAGCTTGGGGTGAAAGGGACGTGGAACAAAGGGTTAGTTTATACAGACTAGACACAAATGGGGAGTCTGGTTCTTTGGAGCACTTTCATATGCAATGCACTACAGCTCCGTCATTTCTCCCCACTTCCATCCTCTTCCCACAGAAGAGTGGAACGTCAGCCCAGCCAGCACAAGTGCCACAAACTCCCCTAAACACCTCATTagggttttgctttgtttttggaaggggggggtgggAATCCCCGTTTGTTTTATTCTACTGATACAATAGACAGAGGACCAGACAGCACAAGTAATAATGAACTAGGCTCTCCCAAGCCCCTAAATCACAGCTAGACTTGTCTCtgtgctccccaccccaaaagcaaaacaggaaactgaaatgtATCCAGTTCATTCAAGCCACATGAGATCtgaaaggagggggagaaaataACACCACTGCCTCCCTTACAGCCCCCCAGCTGCCACATGCAGATTGTGCACTGTACCAGGACAAGAAAACTCTGTCTATTCACATATACTGAACTGCTTGGATCGCTGGCTCCCCAACTTGCCCTCGCCACAGCATGCCAAAGAGCTCTCGGTATGCTGCCAGCACCTGCAGGCTTCCCAGCTGTCACCCCCACGTGCCAGTCCTCGACCCGGACCTGGCTCCATTCTTGTCTGTCCCTGGggaagatgggggaagggaagggaaggaaggctGTGACTGCTTACGCTGTTGCATACACATGCAGacgttttgttgtttttttctttttaaaatgatcaaattACTGTGAAATCACAACGGGCACAGGCAGCCGTTCGAGGTAACTATGGTTCAGTGGTGCTTTCTTGGTAACTTCCAGCATAACTCAGCCTTGCCTATTTCTGTATCTGGAATATAAAAAGCCGCAAGTTGATGTTCTTGGCAGCCAGCAGTTTGTTACATTCCACAGAGTCGATGATGGGGAGCGGCACGTACTCCGTCTCATTGTTCTCATTGGTGAAGACGAAGTGATAGATCACGGGGTTGATTTTCACGTCGTCGTAGGGCCCTTTCAAGAGCAGGAAGGAACACTCCATGGGGGAACTGATCTTGCTTTTCAGAATGAGCTGGAAGGAGAGGGTGCGCTTGCAGGACAGGTTGGGGTTGCGTTCGGAGTCGTTGACTCGGGCCTTTAACACCCAGGTCTGGTTGAGCACGGTGAACCTGGGCGTCTCATAGTACAGGCGGGTGATGAAGTCATCGGTTCTATAGGGACGGAACTGAACTTCTGCAACACAACAAAAGAGGGCGGGGGAgaaaacacagacagacaatTAACCAGAGCAGCTGGCAGCCTGAACAATCGAGCTCACGTTACCTGTAGCTATTGTGCAGGACCTTTCTTGACATGGCATAAGGAGGCAATTGGGGTTGGGGGTGACCACTCCAAGCCAGTGTCAGGAGAAATGGGACTTCTTGGGAAGGAACTCAATGCACTTTAACAGTCCATCGAAAACAGTAAATACAGGAAGCACTTTTAAGATGCATAAAattgaggggagggaaagggagaggggagaataaAATACAAACAAGGTTAATCAAATCCATTGAATACACCACCTTATAAACATAGGGATTGCCAAACTGGGTTGGACCATCTAGTCTAGCACCCtctctctgacaatggccagaaTCAGATGCTTGCAAGGAAGGCTGAAGTAACCCCATCTGTAGACAGTGAATCCCCCGTCTCTGATGGGTTTAGGTCTGGAGGCATGAGGGTTTATATGCTGTTGATATTTGCATATTTAGTGTAACTGTAGCTATTCTGAGTATCAATGTCTGATCCTTTTCAGAATTCTTAGCCTCGGTAATATCTTGTGGCAGAGAGTCTCACAAGTCAACTGGTTGTTGTGTAAAGAAGTATTTCCCTAtatcagtctgaatttgttgTTACAAGGTAAATGACACGCTAATGTTAGCTTGTGGTGAGTGGGTGGTGCACACAGCACACAATTACACAGAATCAGTCAGTTGCCTAAGTGGGTCTGACTGATGCAAATGATCTACATTAATTTGGTTATAAACCATGCCATCAAGAATGGCAAGATGGACGGGCCCTTGCCACTTGTTTCTTTGTGATCTGTTGATGGAGAAAGAGCAGGGGGAACAGGCAATAAGCGTGTAGTTAGGTCAGTCTTGTGGGAAGCCGTAGCCGAATCCTAGGTATAAAATCTTGGGTGTGCCCGAACTGAGGTCTGGAGTGCATAAAAACAAGCATCACACGCAGACAGGATACAGTTCAGATAACAAAGCACATTTTATTGGGATTATGCATACAAATCTGTAATCAAGGTAATAAGGCACAATTATGCATTACCACAGTGCAAAACCAGAGAACAGGGCATGTGAAACACAGACCTTCAGGGTTCAAAGGTACAAAAATTCCGGGTTCAGATACATAAAGAAATAACAATACATTGGGTAGAAGTGGTCCAAATTTACTTTTGCAAATGCACTCTAAAATCTGAAATCCAGCCCCCACTTCAAGGCACAGTCCGCTGTCAGTCCAATAAACTCTTTGCCAGCACAAAGACTTTGTCAACTCTATCACTTTTGAACAAACACATCGTTCCAGTGAAGTCTTTACTGTACAAACCATGGAAGCTCACAGCATAACTACAGGTACAATAACCCTTTGGGTGCATTTCATACAGGTTTACATATTCTTCAAAGTTTCCAGAAGAATTAGGAAAGCACAGCAGGCAACACCTGGACAAAGGAGGTGATCAGTTATTCAAGCTACACAGCATTGGTAACTCAGTGCTTTGACATACACCATCATTTTACTACAGAATCCTACAATAAAAGAGCCGAGAGTCCAGCTGTATCTTCAGGGATCAAGAGGTATTATTTCTAACACACATCTCTACACAGAGAAGACATTTTTCCTAGGAAGTAACTGCTTTAGGCATAGGGGTGTAGTGTCTCGATTGCCTCTCCAGTGCCATGCACTGCAGCACAGAATGCTACTGCTTTGCCCTGCTCTCGAAGGTGCCCACCTGAGCTAACTTATCCTACAAGGGCTGGACccggaaagcagcagcagagcaaagcTGGACTATCTCACTCCCTAGCCAACGGTTCTAGCTCAGCCTGGTGCTCCAAGTGCAGACGCTACGGAACTTCGCTCCCCTCCTCAGCACCAACTACTTACGTGTATCCACTGGCAGCAACGGATGTAATGCTGGGAAAAACCAGAATCCGGGCTAAGCGGATCAGCTAACAAGACTGCTCCGTTTTTCATGATCTGAGCTCCCAGCACAATCCATTTGCCACATGCCGGCCTCGGTAAGTTTCACTAAGGACTCAGctccagatttaaaaaacaaagtgatCAATGCAGCAGGACGCTAGAGTGGCTATCACTGCAACTACAAAAATCACCTTTCTGCCTCACATGGGACAGGCAAGCAGAGACCTTGAGCAGTACGAGGTTATCACACGCTTCTGCCTGCGGCTCCCTTCTGGGACAGCAGAGCATCCATTGCTCCTCAGAATGGAGGAGGAAAGCCAGCCGAGACCAGGAGATCTTCCCTCTACGCTCCTCTCTGTGGGGCTGCTAAATATTTATGGTAAGGGAAATGTGttttccccacccacaccctTTCCCCTCCATACCCTCTTCAGAGTTTCTCTTCCATATTATTTGCCTGCAAGTACCTGAAGCACAAACAAATCTTAAAGAGCAATTCTCCGGGCCCGACTTTAATAAAGTAACCAGCTTCCCTGCATGTTTCATTGCATTGTTTAGTTGTTAATTCAAAGTTAATTTGTatccctcttttcccccctccccaccctcatgAGTTGCCATTTGAGGCAGACAATAGATAGCTCTGCACTGCGGTTTTTCTTCACCCAAAGGAAAAGCAAGAACAGGAGGAACTCAAATATGAGAAATGACTACGTATTACAAAGAGCGCTCTCCAGGAGATGGGTACAAAACCAACAGCACGGAGACCCCCGTGAAAGATAAATTAAGCTTTCTGAATAGCTCACCAACTGTGTGTGACCCAACAACAGGAACCAGAACGGAATGTGAGGAGCTGTAATTCTCATGCAGTGGAAACGAGAGGCCTATCACGTAGGGTCAGTGTGTGTGGGCAGGTCACTGCAGTTATTAATACACTGGACTCCAGGTGGAAGGATGTGTCAGATGACAGATAAGGGGTCTGTTAGCTGGATGCTGTCAAATTTCATTTTCACTTGcagtaaaacaaagaaacagtaCAGGCAACACTGGttttatattcttattattctgGTCTTGTTCATCAATCCAGTGGATGCAACTACAGCACCTTACCTGCAGCTAGGAAGTGGCCTTCCTCCCCACTCGACACAAGTGCTGCTCCGTGGACTAGCCATCAAGGGAAGCAGCGCCATAAGAACTGAGGTCAGCTCCTGTCCAGAGCCCAAGCACATAGCCTGTGAAACAGGTCCAGTCTTCACCAGTTCCGAGGCCCCGAAATCCTGCATTCGCCTCCTGAATCCAAACCCCACCTGACGCCAGGACAATGaaatctgctgctgctgagccaaGTCTTAACATGGCTGACTACCCCTCCATCTCCGCCCAGCACCAAGCAAGGAACACAGACACGAGCTAACCCCACTGCCAAGCAGACAGGGGAGCTTTCTCGGAGAGCACTACTGGGACAGACGCACTGCGGCCACTGTCTGCTCAGCAAAGCCCAGCTCTTCTGATCTACAGACCGGCACTGTGCATTACATAAGAAAAACAGGCTTCATCAGTACGTCAAGAACAGTAGTGCCAAAAGCAAGACACTGAAAATATTGGGTGGTGGCTGGTTTTGCCCTGTCTGAGTGATTACCTGTGTAGCCAATCTTCTCAAAGCTGAGCAGGCTGAAGATGCTGTTATACAGCTGCATTTCTTTTTTATGGGTTTGGTCCATTTCATCCAGAATCTCCATCAGTTCATTCCCAGTCTTTGTGGGGTGAGTGCACTCCGCTTCATGAACTGTCAGCTCATGGTATGGACCCTGCCACGGGCACCCAATCCGCTTGTATTTGCACTGAGTCACCCTGttacaaagagagcacaaacaggAGTACTTGTCTGCTCTGTAGACAGACGCTGCA
The window above is part of the Chelonia mydas isolate rCheMyd1 chromosome 2, rCheMyd1.pri.v2, whole genome shotgun sequence genome. Proteins encoded here:
- the CYHR1 gene encoding cysteine and histidine-rich protein 1 translates to MSGAEEREPGGGGPAAASSSAAASSSAAGLGEAAGPAAAAGPEEPGLLLGGARPHAEPAADPDAPPKKRLKVAGAGGAEGSVKLEERLYSVLCCTVCLDLPKASVYQCTNGHLMCAGCFIHLLADARLKEEQATCPNCRCEISKSLCCRNLAVEKAVSELPSECGFCMRQFPRSLLERHQKEECQDRVTQCKYKRIGCPWQGPYHELTVHEAECTHPTKTGNELMEILDEMDQTHKKEMQLYNSIFSLLSFEKIGYTEVQFRPYRTDDFITRLYYETPRFTVLNQTWVLKARVNDSERNPNLSCKRTLSFQLILKSKISSPMECSFLLLKGPYDDVKINPVIYHFVFTNENNETEYVPLPIIDSVECNKLLAAKNINLRLFIFQIQK